The Prionailurus viverrinus isolate Anna unplaced genomic scaffold, UM_Priviv_1.0 scaffold_35, whole genome shotgun sequence genome window below encodes:
- the LOC125158655 gene encoding keratin-associated protein 4-12-like isoform X1 yields the protein MVNSCCGSVCSDQGCGSSCCQPCCRPTCCQTTCCRTTCCRPSCCVSSCCRPSCCGSSCCGSSCCRPSCCISSCCRPSCCGSSCCGSSCCRPSCCISSCCRPSCCQTTCCRPSCCGSSCCGSSCCRPSCCISSCCRPSCCGSNCCGSSCCGSSCCRPSCCPSCCLRPVCGRVSCHTTCYRPTCVISTCPRPMCCASSCC from the coding sequence ATGGTCAACTCCTGTTGTGGCTCTGTCTGCTCTGACCagggctgtggctccagctgctgccagccttgctgccgccccacctgctgccagaccacctgctgcaggaccacctgctgccgccccagctgctgtgtgtccagctgctgccgcccctcctgctgtggctccagctgctgtggctccagctgctgcagGCCCAGCTGCTGCATCTCTAGCTGCTGCCGCCCCtcctgctgtggctccagctgctgtggctccagctgctgcagGCCCAGCTGCTGCATCTCTAGCTGCTGCCGCCCCTCTTGCTGCCAGACCACCTGCTGCCGCcccagctgctgtggctccagctgctgtggctccagctgctgccgcccCTCCTGCTGCATTTCTAGCTGCTGCCGCCCCTCTTGCTGTGGTTCCaactgctgtggctccagctgctgtggctccagctgctgccgcccctcctgctgcccctcctGCTGCCTGCGCCCAGTCTGTGGCCGGGTCTCCTGCCACACCACTTGCTATCGCCCCACCTGTGTCATCTCCACCTGCCCCCGCCCCATGTGCTGTGCCTCCTCTTGCTGCTGA
- the LOC125158651 gene encoding keratin-associated protein 4-12-like isoform X2, whose product MVNSCCGSSCCQPCCCPTCCRTTCCRPTCCVSSCCHPCCGGSSCCGSSCCQPCCRPTCCQTTCCRPSCCGSSCCGSSCCRPSCCISSCCRPCCGGSSCCGSSCCQPCCHSTCCRTTCCRTTCCRPTCCVSSCCRPSCCQTTCCRTTCCRPTCCVSSCCRPCCGGASGCGSNCCGSSCCQPCCRPTCCQTTCCRTTCCRPTCCVSSCCRPSCC is encoded by the exons ATGGTCAACTCCTgttgtggctccagctgctgccagccttgtTGCTGCCCCACCTGCTGCAGGACCACCTGCTGCCGGCCCACCTGCTGTGTGTCCAGCTGCTGCCACCCCTGCTGCGGGGGatccagctgctgtggctccagctgctgccagccttgctgccgccccacctgctgccagACCACCTGCTGCCGCCCCAGCTGCTGTGGTTCCAGCTGCTGTGGTTCCAGCTGCTGCAGGCCCAGCTGCTGCATCTCTAGCTGCTGCCGGCCTTGCTGTGGGGgttccagctgctgtggctccagctgctgccagccttgctgccactccacctgctgcaggaccacctgctgcaggaccacctgctgccgccccacctgctgTGTGTCCAGCTGCTGCCGCCCCT cctgctgccagaccacctgctgcaggaccacctgctgccgccccacctgctgTGTGTCCAGCTGCTGCCGCCCCTGCTGTGGGGGTGCCAGTGGCTGTGGCTCGAattgctgtggctccagctgctgccagccttgctgccgccccacctgctgccagaccacctgctgccggaccacctgctgccgccccacctgctgTGTGTCCAGCTGCTGCCGCCCCAGCTGTTGCTAG
- the LOC125158651 gene encoding keratin-associated protein 4-7-like isoform X1, with protein sequence MVNSCCGSSCCQPCCCPTCCRTTCCRPTCCVSSCCHPCCGGSSCCGSSCCQPCCRPTCCQTTCCRPSCCGSSCCGSSCCRPSCCISSCCRPCCGGSSCCGSSCCQPCCHSTCCRTTCCRTTCCRPTCCVSSCCRPCCGGSSCCGSNCCGSSCCQPCCRPTCCQTTCCRTTCCRPTCCVSSCCRPCCGGASGCGSNCCGSSCCQPCCRPTCCQTTCCRTTCCRPTCCVSSCCRPTCCRPSCCVSSCCRPSCCGSSCCGSNCCGSSCCRPSCCISSCCRPSCCQTTCCRTTCCRPTCCVSSCCRPSCCGSSCCGSSCCRPSCCISSCCRPSCCGSSCCGSSCCRPSCCISSCCRPSCCGSNCCGSSCCGSSCCRPSCCPSCCLRPVCGRVSCHTTCYRPTCVISTCPRPMCCASSCC encoded by the exons ATGGTCAACTCCTgttgtggctccagctgctgccagccttgtTGCTGCCCCACCTGCTGCAGGACCACCTGCTGCCGGCCCACCTGCTGTGTGTCCAGCTGCTGCCACCCCTGCTGCGGGGGatccagctgctgtggctccagctgctgccagccttgctgccgccccacctgctgccagACCACCTGCTGCCGCCCCAGCTGCTGTGGTTCCAGCTGCTGTGGTTCCAGCTGCTGCAGGCCCAGCTGCTGCATCTCTAGCTGCTGCCGGCCTTGCTGTGGGGgttccagctgctgtggctccagctgctgccagccttgctgccactccacctgctgcaggaccacctgctgcaggaccacctgctgccgccccacctgctgTGTGTCCAGCTGCTGCCGCCCCTGCTGTGGGGgttccagctgctgtggctctaattgctgtggctccagctgctgccagccctgctgccgccccacctgctgccagaccacctgctgcaggaccacctgctgccgccccacctgctgTGTGTCCAGCTGCTGCCGCCCCTGCTGTGGGGGTGCCAGTGGCTGTGGCTCGAattgctgtggctccagctgctgccagccttgctgccgccccacctgctgccagaccacctgctgccggaccacctgctgccgccccacctgctgTGTGTCCAGCTGCTGCCGCC ccacctgctgccgccccagctgctgtgtgtccagctgctgccgcccctcctgctgtggctccagctgctgtggctctaattgctgtggctccagctgctgcagGCCCAGCTGCTGCATCTCTAGCTGCTGCCGCCCCTCCTGCTGCCAGACCACCTGCTGCAGGACCACCTGCTGCCGGCCCACCTGCTGTGTGTCCAGCTGCTGCCGCCCCtcctgctgtggctccagctgctgtggctccagctgctgcagGCCCAGCTGCTGCATCTCTAGCTGCTGCCGCCCCAGCTGCTGTGgttccagctgctgtggctccagctgctgccgcccCTCCTGCTGCATTTCTAGCTGCTGCCGCCCCTCTTGCTGTGGTTCCaactgctgtggctccagctgctgtggctccagctgctgccgcccctcctgctgcccctcctGCTGCCTGCGCCCAGTCTGTGGCCGGGTCTCCTGCCACACCACTTGCTATCGCCCCACCTGTGTCATCTCCACCTGCCCCCGCCCCATGTGCTGTGCCTCCTCTTGCTGCTGA
- the LOC125158655 gene encoding keratin-associated protein 4-11-like isoform X2 has protein sequence MVNSCCGSVCSDQGCGSSCCQPCCRPTCCQTTCCRTTCCRPSCCVSSCCRPSCCGSSCCGSSCCRPSCCISSCCRPSCCGSSCCGSSCCRPSCCISSCCRPSCCQTTCCRPSCCRPSCCPSCCLRPVCGRVSCHTTCYRPTCVISTCPRPMCCASSCC, from the exons ATGGTCAACTCCTGTTGTGGCTCTGTCTGCTCTGACCagggctgtggctccagctgctgccagccttgctgccgccccacctgctgccagaccacctgctgcaggaccacctgctgccgccccagctgctgtgtgtccagctgctgccgcccctcctgctgtggctccagctgctgtggctccagctgctgcagGCCCAGCTGCTGCATCTCTAGCTGCTGCCGCCCCtcctgctgtggctccagctgctgtggctccagctgctgcagGCCCAGCTGCTGCATCTCTAGCTGCTGCCGCCCCTCTTGCTGCCAGACCACCTGCTGCCGCc ccagctgctgccgcccctcctgctgcccctcctGCTGCCTGCGCCCAGTCTGTGGCCGGGTCTCCTGCCACACCACTTGCTATCGCCCCACCTGTGTCATCTCCACCTGCCCCCGCCCCATGTGCTGTGCCTCCTCTTGCTGCTGA
- the LOC125158651 gene encoding keratin-associated protein 4-5-like isoform X3 — protein MVNSCCGSSCCGSSCCQPCCRPTCCQTTCCRTTCCRPSCCVSSCCRPSCCGSSCCGSNCCGSSCCRPSCCISSCCRPSCCQTTCCRTTCCRPTCCVPSCCISSCCRPSCCGSSCCGSSCCRPSCCISSCCRPSCCGSNCCGSSCCGSSCCRPSCCPSCCLRPVCGRVSCHTTCYRPTCVISTCPRPMCCASSCC, from the exons ATGGTCAACTCCTGTTGTGgttccagctgctgtggctccagctgctgccagccttgctgccgccccacctgctgccagaccacctgctgcaggaccacctgctgccgccccagctgctgtgtgtccagctgctgccgcccctcctgctgtggctccagctgctgtggctctaattgctgtggctccagctgctgcagGCCCAGCTGCTGCATCTCTAGCTGCTGCCGCCCCTCCTGCTGCCAGACCACCTGCTGCAGGACCACCTGCTGCCGGCCCACCTGCTGTGT GCCCAGCTGCTGCATCTCTAGCTGCTGCCGCCCCAGCTGCTGTGgttccagctgctgtggctccagctgctgccgcccCTCCTGCTGCATTTCTAGCTGCTGCCGCCCCTCTTGCTGTGGTTCCaactgctgtggctccagctgctgtggctccagctgctgccgcccctcctgctgcccctcctGCTGCCTGCGCCCAGTCTGTGGCCGGGTCTCCTGCCACACCACTTGCTATCGCCCCACCTGTGTCATCTCCACCTGCCCCCGCCCCATGTGCTGTGCCTCCTCTTGCTGCTGA